A section of the Tachysurus fulvidraco isolate hzauxx_2018 chromosome 7, HZAU_PFXX_2.0, whole genome shotgun sequence genome encodes:
- the u2af2b gene encoding U2 small nuclear RNA auxiliary factor 2b isoform X3, whose amino-acid sequence MSEFDEFERQLTENKQGDGVNGHERDKENRHRRRSGSRSRSRERKRRSRERRSRERRSSSKDRRHRRSRSPPREKKKKIKKYWDVPPPGFEHITPMQYKAMQAAGQIPATALLPTMTPDGLAVTPTPVPVVGSQMTRQARRLYVGNIPFGITEESMMDFFNAQMRLGGLIQAPGNPVLAVQINQDKNFAFLELRSVDETTQAMAFDGIIFQGQSLKIRRPHDYQPLPGMSENPSVYVPGVVSTVVPDSAHKLFIGGLPNYLSDDQVKELLTSFGPLKAFNLVKDSATGLSKGYAFCEYVDVNLNDQAIAGLNGMQLGDKKLLVQRASVGAKNATLTSINETPVTLQVPGLMNSSMNQMGGIPTEVLCLMNMVAPEELLDDDEYEEIVEDVRDECSKYGQVKSIEIPRPVDGLEIPGTGKIFVEFTTVFDSQKAMQALTGRKFANRVVVTKYCDPDAYHRRDFG is encoded by the exons ATGTCGGAGTTTGACGAATTTGAGAGACAACTGACCGAAAACAAACAAG GTGACGGCGTTAACGGCCATG AGCGGGACAAAGAGAATAGGCACAGGCGCCGGAGCGGCTCACGTAGCCGCAGCcgtgagaggaagaggaggagcagGGAGAGGAGGAGCAGGGAGCgacgcagcagcagcaaagacCGCAGGCATAGGCGCAG TCGTTCTCCACcgagggagaagaagaagaaaatcaaaAAGTACTGGGACGTCCCTCCTCCTGGATTTGAGCACATCACACCAATGCAGTACAAGGCCATGCAGG CTGCGGGTCAGATTCCTGCCACAGCACTGCTGCCCACTATGACTCCAGATGGACTGGCTGTTACACCCACTCCAGTGCCTGTAGTGGGCAGCCAGATGACCCGTCAGGCTCGGAGGCTTTACGTGGGCAACATCCCGTTTGGCATCACAGAG GAGTCAATGATGGACTTCTTCAACGCTCAGATGAGACTAGGGGGTCTTATTCAGGCTCCAGGAAATCCTGTCCTTGCTGTCCAGATCAACCAGGATAAGAACTTTGCCTTCCTTGAG TTGCGCTCAGTGGATGAAACCACACAAGCCATGGCATTTGATGGCATCATATTCCAAGGCCAGAGTCTGAAGATCCGCCGGCCACACGATTACCAGCCACTGCCAGGCATGAGCGAGAATCCCAGCGTGTATGTGCCAG GCGTGGTGTCTACTGTTGTCCCTGACTCTGCTCATAAGCTTTTTATCGGAGGTCTGCCCAACTATCTGAGTGATGACCAG gtTAAAGAGTTGTTGACCTCCTTTGGGCCTTTAAAGGCATTCAACCTAGTGAAGGACAGTGCCACAGGACTCTCCAAAGGCTATGCCTTCTGCGAATACGTTGATGTCAATCTTAATGATCAG GCGATTGCAGGACTAAATGGGATGCAGTTAGGGGATAAGAAGCTCTTGGTCCAGAGAGCAAGTGTAGGAGCCAAGAATGCAACTCtg ACGAGCATAAACGAGACCCCGGTGACGCTGCAGGTCCCAGGCCTGATGAACAGCTCTATGAATCAGATGGGTGGAATTCCCACTGAGGTTCTGTGCCTGATGAACATGGTGGCTCCAGAGGAACTTCTGGACGATGACGAGTATGAGGAGATAGTGGAGGACGTCAGGGATGAGTGCTCCAAATACGGTCAGGTCAAGAGCATCGAGATCCCTCGCCCTGTTGACGGCCTCGAAATACCTGGAACTGGAAAG ATCTTCGTGGAGTTCACAACAGTCTTTGACTCCCAGAAAGCCATGCAAGCCCTGACGGGGAGGAAGTTTGCCAATCGAGTGGTTGTGACCAAATACTGCGACCCTGATGCCTACCACCGCCGAGATTTTGGCTAG
- the u2af2b gene encoding U2 small nuclear RNA auxiliary factor 2b isoform X2: MSEFDEFERQLTENKQERDKENRHRRRSGSRSRSRERKRRSRERRSRERRSSSKDRRHRRSRSPPREKKKKIKKYWDVPPPGFEHITPMQYKAMQAAGQIPATALLPTMTPDGLAVTPTPVPVVGSQMTRQARRLYVGNIPFGITEESMMDFFNAQMRLGGLIQAPGNPVLAVQINQDKNFAFLELRSVDETTQAMAFDGIIFQGQSLKIRRPHDYQPLPGMSENPSVYVPGGFTGQTQHASWTLASCGAPSVVSTVVPDSAHKLFIGGLPNYLSDDQVKELLTSFGPLKAFNLVKDSATGLSKGYAFCEYVDVNLNDQAIAGLNGMQLGDKKLLVQRASVGAKNATLTSINETPVTLQVPGLMNSSMNQMGGIPTEVLCLMNMVAPEELLDDDEYEEIVEDVRDECSKYGQVKSIEIPRPVDGLEIPGTGKIFVEFTTVFDSQKAMQALTGRKFANRVVVTKYCDPDAYHRRDFG, encoded by the exons ATGTCGGAGTTTGACGAATTTGAGAGACAACTGACCGAAAACAAACAAG AGCGGGACAAAGAGAATAGGCACAGGCGCCGGAGCGGCTCACGTAGCCGCAGCcgtgagaggaagaggaggagcagGGAGAGGAGGAGCAGGGAGCgacgcagcagcagcaaagacCGCAGGCATAGGCGCAG TCGTTCTCCACcgagggagaagaagaagaaaatcaaaAAGTACTGGGACGTCCCTCCTCCTGGATTTGAGCACATCACACCAATGCAGTACAAGGCCATGCAGG CTGCGGGTCAGATTCCTGCCACAGCACTGCTGCCCACTATGACTCCAGATGGACTGGCTGTTACACCCACTCCAGTGCCTGTAGTGGGCAGCCAGATGACCCGTCAGGCTCGGAGGCTTTACGTGGGCAACATCCCGTTTGGCATCACAGAG GAGTCAATGATGGACTTCTTCAACGCTCAGATGAGACTAGGGGGTCTTATTCAGGCTCCAGGAAATCCTGTCCTTGCTGTCCAGATCAACCAGGATAAGAACTTTGCCTTCCTTGAG TTGCGCTCAGTGGATGAAACCACACAAGCCATGGCATTTGATGGCATCATATTCCAAGGCCAGAGTCTGAAGATCCGCCGGCCACACGATTACCAGCCACTGCCAGGCATGAGCGAGAATCCCAGCGTGTATGTGCCAGGTGGGTTTACTGGACAAACACAGCATGCATCTTGGACATTAGCTTCTTGTGGAGCACCGA GCGTGGTGTCTACTGTTGTCCCTGACTCTGCTCATAAGCTTTTTATCGGAGGTCTGCCCAACTATCTGAGTGATGACCAG gtTAAAGAGTTGTTGACCTCCTTTGGGCCTTTAAAGGCATTCAACCTAGTGAAGGACAGTGCCACAGGACTCTCCAAAGGCTATGCCTTCTGCGAATACGTTGATGTCAATCTTAATGATCAG GCGATTGCAGGACTAAATGGGATGCAGTTAGGGGATAAGAAGCTCTTGGTCCAGAGAGCAAGTGTAGGAGCCAAGAATGCAACTCtg ACGAGCATAAACGAGACCCCGGTGACGCTGCAGGTCCCAGGCCTGATGAACAGCTCTATGAATCAGATGGGTGGAATTCCCACTGAGGTTCTGTGCCTGATGAACATGGTGGCTCCAGAGGAACTTCTGGACGATGACGAGTATGAGGAGATAGTGGAGGACGTCAGGGATGAGTGCTCCAAATACGGTCAGGTCAAGAGCATCGAGATCCCTCGCCCTGTTGACGGCCTCGAAATACCTGGAACTGGAAAG ATCTTCGTGGAGTTCACAACAGTCTTTGACTCCCAGAAAGCCATGCAAGCCCTGACGGGGAGGAAGTTTGCCAATCGAGTGGTTGTGACCAAATACTGCGACCCTGATGCCTACCACCGCCGAGATTTTGGCTAG
- the u2af2b gene encoding U2 small nuclear RNA auxiliary factor 2b isoform X1, with product MSEFDEFERQLTENKQGDGVNGHERDKENRHRRRSGSRSRSRERKRRSRERRSRERRSSSKDRRHRRSRSPPREKKKKIKKYWDVPPPGFEHITPMQYKAMQAAGQIPATALLPTMTPDGLAVTPTPVPVVGSQMTRQARRLYVGNIPFGITEESMMDFFNAQMRLGGLIQAPGNPVLAVQINQDKNFAFLELRSVDETTQAMAFDGIIFQGQSLKIRRPHDYQPLPGMSENPSVYVPGGFTGQTQHASWTLASCGAPSVVSTVVPDSAHKLFIGGLPNYLSDDQVKELLTSFGPLKAFNLVKDSATGLSKGYAFCEYVDVNLNDQAIAGLNGMQLGDKKLLVQRASVGAKNATLTSINETPVTLQVPGLMNSSMNQMGGIPTEVLCLMNMVAPEELLDDDEYEEIVEDVRDECSKYGQVKSIEIPRPVDGLEIPGTGKIFVEFTTVFDSQKAMQALTGRKFANRVVVTKYCDPDAYHRRDFG from the exons ATGTCGGAGTTTGACGAATTTGAGAGACAACTGACCGAAAACAAACAAG GTGACGGCGTTAACGGCCATG AGCGGGACAAAGAGAATAGGCACAGGCGCCGGAGCGGCTCACGTAGCCGCAGCcgtgagaggaagaggaggagcagGGAGAGGAGGAGCAGGGAGCgacgcagcagcagcaaagacCGCAGGCATAGGCGCAG TCGTTCTCCACcgagggagaagaagaagaaaatcaaaAAGTACTGGGACGTCCCTCCTCCTGGATTTGAGCACATCACACCAATGCAGTACAAGGCCATGCAGG CTGCGGGTCAGATTCCTGCCACAGCACTGCTGCCCACTATGACTCCAGATGGACTGGCTGTTACACCCACTCCAGTGCCTGTAGTGGGCAGCCAGATGACCCGTCAGGCTCGGAGGCTTTACGTGGGCAACATCCCGTTTGGCATCACAGAG GAGTCAATGATGGACTTCTTCAACGCTCAGATGAGACTAGGGGGTCTTATTCAGGCTCCAGGAAATCCTGTCCTTGCTGTCCAGATCAACCAGGATAAGAACTTTGCCTTCCTTGAG TTGCGCTCAGTGGATGAAACCACACAAGCCATGGCATTTGATGGCATCATATTCCAAGGCCAGAGTCTGAAGATCCGCCGGCCACACGATTACCAGCCACTGCCAGGCATGAGCGAGAATCCCAGCGTGTATGTGCCAGGTGGGTTTACTGGACAAACACAGCATGCATCTTGGACATTAGCTTCTTGTGGAGCACCGA GCGTGGTGTCTACTGTTGTCCCTGACTCTGCTCATAAGCTTTTTATCGGAGGTCTGCCCAACTATCTGAGTGATGACCAG gtTAAAGAGTTGTTGACCTCCTTTGGGCCTTTAAAGGCATTCAACCTAGTGAAGGACAGTGCCACAGGACTCTCCAAAGGCTATGCCTTCTGCGAATACGTTGATGTCAATCTTAATGATCAG GCGATTGCAGGACTAAATGGGATGCAGTTAGGGGATAAGAAGCTCTTGGTCCAGAGAGCAAGTGTAGGAGCCAAGAATGCAACTCtg ACGAGCATAAACGAGACCCCGGTGACGCTGCAGGTCCCAGGCCTGATGAACAGCTCTATGAATCAGATGGGTGGAATTCCCACTGAGGTTCTGTGCCTGATGAACATGGTGGCTCCAGAGGAACTTCTGGACGATGACGAGTATGAGGAGATAGTGGAGGACGTCAGGGATGAGTGCTCCAAATACGGTCAGGTCAAGAGCATCGAGATCCCTCGCCCTGTTGACGGCCTCGAAATACCTGGAACTGGAAAG ATCTTCGTGGAGTTCACAACAGTCTTTGACTCCCAGAAAGCCATGCAAGCCCTGACGGGGAGGAAGTTTGCCAATCGAGTGGTTGTGACCAAATACTGCGACCCTGATGCCTACCACCGCCGAGATTTTGGCTAG
- the si:ch211-232m10.6 gene encoding germ cell-specific gene 1-like protein yields MLKLVSRRSRSLLSLCLTSLALTLSVLAFCTSYWCEGTHKVVKPLCLSPVKMKNCGQNNSQPYTTESPTPDPKTPETNATVSLKQKEEQVSMKAKKLANAVHYIWETGEDKYMLRYFHTGFWLSCEKHHSGEGEKCRSFIELTPEEAQGVLWLSLFSEFMYITLLAMGFLMMWMELLFLCLNKEMYALKINAFAAICTVLSGMMGMVAHMMYTTVFQLTVSIGPKDWRPQTWDYGWSFALAWISFSCCMAAAVFTLNSYTKTVIELKHRARIYLEDATSHAPPYDDIIMAGASRSIYSINLPLHHCQQRKLIDTTWPSRKEGLPRLMMEGMNAEGLLMLGRCGPQGCEDCERELDKITDVLEKDGGDEEDEIC; encoded by the exons ATGCTGAAGCTGGTGTCCAGACGCAGCCgctctctgctgtctctctgtctaacCTCTCTGGCCCTGACTCTCTCTGTGCTGGCTTTCTGCACCTCCTACTGGTGTGAGGGGACACACAAAGTGGTAAAaccgctctgtctgtctcctgtgAAGATGAAGAACTGTGGTCAGAACAACAGCCAGCCCTATACAACTG AGAGCCCAACTCCAGACCCCAAAACTCCTGAGACCAATGCAACAGTTTCTCTGAAGCAGAAAGAGGAGCAAGTGTCAATGAAGGCAAAGAAGCTGGCCAATGCAGTGCACTATATCTGGGAAACAGGAGAGGACAAATACATGCTTAGATACTTTCACACCGGATTCTGGCTCTCTTGTGAGAAACACCATAGCGGTGAAG gaGAGAAATGTCGAAGTTTCATTGAGCTGACTCCTGAAGAAGCACAAG GGGTTCTTTGGCTCTCCTTGTTTTCTGAGTTCATGTATATCACTCTGCTGGCCATGGGATTTCTTATGATGTGGATGGAGTTGCTGTTTCTTTGCTTGAATAAGGAGATGTATGCACTCAAGATCAATGCCTTTGCTGCCATTTGCACCGTTCTCTCAG GAATGATGGGGATGGTAGCACATATGATGTACACTACAGTATTTCAGCTGACTGTGAGCATCGGTCCTAAAGACTGGAGACCTCAGACCTGGGACTACGGCTGGTCGTTTGC ACTGGCTTGGATTTCTTTCAGCTGTTGCATGGCTGCGGCTGTCTTCACCCTAAACTCCTACACCAAGACTGTGATTGAATTGAAGCACCGTGCTCGTATTTACCTGGAAGACGCTACCAGCCATGCCCCGCCTTATGACGATATAATCATGGCTGGGGCTAGCCGCAGCATCTACTCTATCAACCTTCCTCTTCATCACTGCCAACAAAGGAAGCTGATTGACACCACATGGCCATCTAGAAAGGAGGGTCTTCCTAGGTTGATGATGGAAGGAATGAACGCTGAGGGACTGCTGATGCTGGGAAGGTGTGGGCCGCAGGGCTGCGAAGACTGCGAGAGAGAATTGGACAAGATTACGGATGTTTTGGAGAAAGACGGCGGCGATGAGGAAGATGAAATATGCTGA
- the u2af2b gene encoding U2 small nuclear RNA auxiliary factor 2b isoform X4 — MSEFDEFERQLTENKQERDKENRHRRRSGSRSRSRERKRRSRERRSRERRSSSKDRRHRRSRSPPREKKKKIKKYWDVPPPGFEHITPMQYKAMQAAGQIPATALLPTMTPDGLAVTPTPVPVVGSQMTRQARRLYVGNIPFGITEESMMDFFNAQMRLGGLIQAPGNPVLAVQINQDKNFAFLELRSVDETTQAMAFDGIIFQGQSLKIRRPHDYQPLPGMSENPSVYVPGVVSTVVPDSAHKLFIGGLPNYLSDDQVKELLTSFGPLKAFNLVKDSATGLSKGYAFCEYVDVNLNDQAIAGLNGMQLGDKKLLVQRASVGAKNATLTSINETPVTLQVPGLMNSSMNQMGGIPTEVLCLMNMVAPEELLDDDEYEEIVEDVRDECSKYGQVKSIEIPRPVDGLEIPGTGKIFVEFTTVFDSQKAMQALTGRKFANRVVVTKYCDPDAYHRRDFG, encoded by the exons ATGTCGGAGTTTGACGAATTTGAGAGACAACTGACCGAAAACAAACAAG AGCGGGACAAAGAGAATAGGCACAGGCGCCGGAGCGGCTCACGTAGCCGCAGCcgtgagaggaagaggaggagcagGGAGAGGAGGAGCAGGGAGCgacgcagcagcagcaaagacCGCAGGCATAGGCGCAG TCGTTCTCCACcgagggagaagaagaagaaaatcaaaAAGTACTGGGACGTCCCTCCTCCTGGATTTGAGCACATCACACCAATGCAGTACAAGGCCATGCAGG CTGCGGGTCAGATTCCTGCCACAGCACTGCTGCCCACTATGACTCCAGATGGACTGGCTGTTACACCCACTCCAGTGCCTGTAGTGGGCAGCCAGATGACCCGTCAGGCTCGGAGGCTTTACGTGGGCAACATCCCGTTTGGCATCACAGAG GAGTCAATGATGGACTTCTTCAACGCTCAGATGAGACTAGGGGGTCTTATTCAGGCTCCAGGAAATCCTGTCCTTGCTGTCCAGATCAACCAGGATAAGAACTTTGCCTTCCTTGAG TTGCGCTCAGTGGATGAAACCACACAAGCCATGGCATTTGATGGCATCATATTCCAAGGCCAGAGTCTGAAGATCCGCCGGCCACACGATTACCAGCCACTGCCAGGCATGAGCGAGAATCCCAGCGTGTATGTGCCAG GCGTGGTGTCTACTGTTGTCCCTGACTCTGCTCATAAGCTTTTTATCGGAGGTCTGCCCAACTATCTGAGTGATGACCAG gtTAAAGAGTTGTTGACCTCCTTTGGGCCTTTAAAGGCATTCAACCTAGTGAAGGACAGTGCCACAGGACTCTCCAAAGGCTATGCCTTCTGCGAATACGTTGATGTCAATCTTAATGATCAG GCGATTGCAGGACTAAATGGGATGCAGTTAGGGGATAAGAAGCTCTTGGTCCAGAGAGCAAGTGTAGGAGCCAAGAATGCAACTCtg ACGAGCATAAACGAGACCCCGGTGACGCTGCAGGTCCCAGGCCTGATGAACAGCTCTATGAATCAGATGGGTGGAATTCCCACTGAGGTTCTGTGCCTGATGAACATGGTGGCTCCAGAGGAACTTCTGGACGATGACGAGTATGAGGAGATAGTGGAGGACGTCAGGGATGAGTGCTCCAAATACGGTCAGGTCAAGAGCATCGAGATCCCTCGCCCTGTTGACGGCCTCGAAATACCTGGAACTGGAAAG ATCTTCGTGGAGTTCACAACAGTCTTTGACTCCCAGAAAGCCATGCAAGCCCTGACGGGGAGGAAGTTTGCCAATCGAGTGGTTGTGACCAAATACTGCGACCCTGATGCCTACCACCGCCGAGATTTTGGCTAG
- the ccdc106b gene encoding coiled-coil domain-containing protein 106b: MTEPQRSARNSTDLKNEDGYEISIPFEEPNADDSAFYNQNDHMFDETVSGQTPPCNPYLLISNLRAQLQISLEKNSWLQKRIEDLEEERDFLRCQLDRFIFTTKTQERNELQPEVSQQPVSQKTILRRAATPSTRPMMTRSGQARSQTLKRKKKNSVQDEDEEEVIEEEEYIEEDGYLEEEEVISNDDEDSDSKSCKRSRTKTRSKAGPTRVKRTRVFRIARGMERQRVKDPAGVLFRYKKILVTYQKLKSMSRAFQVHGVDRNTVASTTPIAELLLVAPEKVEEVGEFDSAKEKLLDYARRCYKALDEIAHAKVQALKKNNLLLPISYRFRN; the protein is encoded by the exons ATGACTGAACCACAGAGAAGTGCGAGGAACTCAACAG ATTTGAAAAATGAGGATGGATATGAAATCTCTATTCCCTTCGAAGAACCTAATGCAGACGATTCTGCTTTCTACAACCAGAATGACCACATGTTTGACG AAACCGTATCAGGACAAACCCCTCCCTGCAACCCATACCTGCTGATTTCTAACCTTCGTGCCCAGCTGCAGATTTCTCTGGAGAAGAACTCATGGCTACAGAAACGAATAGAGGACCTGGAAGAGGAAAGAGACTTCCTGCGCTGCCAGCTTGACCGCTTCATTTTCACCACCAAGACTCAGGAGAGGAACG aGCTTCAGCCTGAGGTTTCCCAGCAACCCGTATCCCAGAAGACCATCCTACGCAGGGCTGCTACTCCGTCTACACGGCCCATGATGACGCGCTCTGGACAAGCGCGCAGCCAGACCCTAAAgcggaaaaagaaaaacagcgtCCAAG atgaggatgaggaggaagtGATCGAGGAAGAAGAGTATATAGAGGAGGATGGCTACCTCGAAGAGGAGGAGGTCATTTCCAATGATGATGAGGACTCAGACAGCAAAAGCTGCAAGAGAAGCCGGACTAAAACCAGATCGAAAGCCGGGCCGACACGAGTCAAAAGAACCCGAGTGTTTCGCATCGCACGTGGAATGGAGAGACAAAGAG TGAAAGACCCTGCTGGAGTTCTGTTCCGCTACAAGAAGATTCTGGTGACATACCAGAAGCTGAAGAGCATGTCCAGAGCCTTCCAGGTCCACGGGGTCGACCGCAACACCGTAGCCTCCACCACTCCCATCGCCGAGCTGCTCCTGGTCGCTCCGGAGAAAGTGGAGGAAGTCGGAGAGTTCGATTCCGCCAAGGAGAAGCTTTTAGACTACGCCCGGCGCTGCTACAAGGCCCTCGACGAGATCGCTCATGCCAAGGTGCAGGCCTTGAAGAAAAACAACCTGCTGCTGCCCATCTCTTATAGATTCAGGAACTGA
- the tmem238a gene encoding transmembrane protein 238a, translated as MTCNGLAHCKVALAFAVIFDLVGVLVLLAGVFVPLEVKGRDFGDLLVYTGVLLVLMSLGGWVMWYSGNIEGLTASKEMGHIGNAVDRIARTLSRKMRTHRTHRTHQGP; from the coding sequence ATGACCTGCAATGGCCTGGCACACTGCAAGGTGGCGCTAGCGTTCGCAGTCATTTTTGACCTGGTGGGAGTGTTGGTGCTGCTGGCAGGAGTCTTTGTTCCTCTGGAGGTGAAAGGCAGAGACTTCGGTGACCTGTTAGTGTACACAGGAGTTCTTCTGGTACTGATGTCTCTAGGCGGCTGGGTGATGTGGTACAGCGGCAACATCGAAGGCCTGACTGCGAGCAAGGAGATGGGCCACATTGGCAATGCAGTGGACCGCATCGCTCGCACGCTCAGCCGCAAAATGCGCACCCACCGCACCCACCGCACCCACCAGGGGCCCTGA